In the Salvia splendens isolate huo1 chromosome 16, SspV2, whole genome shotgun sequence genome, cttttttcgttgtaatttattaCAGTTTGTTTGGAAGgatatatttcctttttctaaGAAGGTAAATAGATTATATAAATTTTCTATATATCTTACATGTTGGAGATGCTTTAATGGATGAATTGCACCATTATAAATATGCAAAATTGCATTGAAAATTTATTATGTTGAGCACATTTTCTGTGTGCGTACCTaagaaacataaataaatactactagtatattttgatttaagaattataattataaaattatcacTGTTTCAGTAATTTAATCTTACAATACAATATTTTAAACTTTATCTGGAAACATTCGTATTAATTATGAAAATGTCAtctttcaattttatcattAAAAATAGTTAATATTCAAACTGAATGTTTCTTTGGAAAATGATCTCATCCTTCTAGTTGCAGTAGCCACAAATCTGTTACTACTATCTACTTAAATTTCTTTATGAGATCGCTATTTATCGTAATTAATGtcccaaaatagaaattaaatttgattatagCATGTACGAGGATTATGCCGTGACACGTGTAGATGCCGCAAACACATGGCATGACCATCTTTTTTCACCGAAAAAAGAGGCAAGAGAAAACTGAATCATACATTTCTTTGAAAAAAAACTGCAAATTTTGTTAATCAAAATCGATTTCAGAGCCGATATCGCAAGCAGGTAAATTCTGTTCTTCAATGTCTCTATAGTTTCAATTAATTAGCGGTAAATTGGAATCTAGGGTTGGAAAACTGAGACAAAATCGAACATTAAATGCATGTTAGGTATAATGTTACCATTTGTAATAGGAATTGTTATAAAACAGTTGCATTAGAAATCCGTATGATTTTTAGAATTTGTAGATCAATAATGAACTTACCGCcctttgaaaaaaaattgtatatagaAATAGTGGATTATTCAAGAATGTTATGATGTTTCTCTTTAGATCCTTTGTTTGTTACACAATGATTTTAATAAGTAAGGTTTACATGTAAATGTAACAGAGAAAAATTGAGAGTTGACATTTTTCCTATTTAGGTAACATTGATTTGATCTGCTTCAGTTGTATTATTTGCAAAACAAGTGTACAATTTACCATGATATGAATCATATGATTGCTCGAAGTGACAGAGATGTCAGCGAAAACGAAGCAAGATTCAAAGAGCGGGAAAGACGAGAGCTACGATGCCTACTTCGATATGGTGCAGAGCAGAAAGAAGCTCCCCTGCGCATTGCAGGAGAAGCTAACATCCGCATTCGCAAAAATACCTGTCTCGTCCTTCCCCAAAGTCCCCGGTGGGAAAGGTATTGGACGCCTCGTTTTAGATGCTAGTCGCAAGTCCTACATAGGCCGTGTCGTCTGATGACTTACGAATTTTGTAGTTATCGAGATTCAAGCAGACATGTCGATAGGCGATGCCCTTAAGGTGTTATCAGAAACCAACATTCTCTCGGCTCCTGTAGTCGACCCCGAGGCTAGTGATAGCAAGGATTGGAGGAATAGATATTTGGGGATCGTTGATTACTCTGCTATAGTTCTTTATGTGATGCAGACCGCAGAAATCGCAGCGGTGACCTTATCCGCCACctcagctgctgctgctggagTCGGGACTGCTGCTGCCGGTACCATTGGCGCACTAGCACTAGGTGCCACGGGTCCCCTAGCCATGGCTGGGCTGACTGTAGCTGCAGTCGGTGCAGCTGTGGCAGGGGGTGTGGCCGCGGACAGAGGAATGGGGAAAGATGCTGCCACTGCTGCGGATAAGTTAGGCAACGATTTCTACAAGGTCATCCTCCACGAGGAGCCTTTTAAGTCGACCACGGTATTGCCCCTTCCTTAATAAGTTATGTGAAATGGTTTTCTATTTTATGTGACAAATGTGTGTATGGTTTTGCAATGATAGGTTAGGTCGATCCTTAAGTCGTATAGATGGGTGCCTTTTGTGCCCGTTGCTCCGGATAGCTCGATGTTGAGCGTTATGCTTCTGCTCTCGAAGTATAGGCTAAGGAACGTCCCCGTGATCGAGCTAGGGAGTCCATCTATCAGCAACTTCATTACTCAATCCGCAGTGGTACACGGCCTCCAAGAATGCAGGGGAAGGGACTGGTTCGACTGCATCGCTGCGCATCCTATATCCGACCTCGGGCTCCCTTTCATGTCCCTAGATCAGGTAAACGGAGTACTAGTTTTGGGGATTGGATATGTtatccatttcattttcttgatttgttaTGATAGTTTTTGACTCGTTGTAGGTGGTGAGCGTTCGGGACAATGAGTTGGTTCTCGAAGCCTTCAAGAAGATGAAGGAGAATCAAATCGGAGGGCTCCCAGTCGTGGAGGGCGAGTCAACGAAGATGTTGGGAAACATAAGCATAAGAGATATTAGATTCTTGTTGCTCAAACCTGAGCTATTCAAAAATTTCAGGTAGAATATTAGCATCAACTTATGTGAAAGGAAAATGTAAATTTAGTAATTGATAGTTCTTATTTGGATTGAATTGTTATGTCAATTTCAGGGAGCTCGCTGTGAAGGACTTCATAAAGGCTGTGGCGTCGACCACAGCCGACAATAGTAAAATGGTGACACCAATCACGTGCCAGTCGAGTTCGACTCTTGGCACTGTGATAGACACTCTGGCCTCGAGGGCGGTCCATAGGATCTATGTCGTTTCAGGGGAGGGAAAGCAGGTGCTCGGCGTTGTTACCCTAAGAGATGTCATCTCCTGTTTCATCACTGAGCCTCCCAATTTCTTCGATGATTACTTTGGCTTCACCGCGAAAGAAATATTGAGTCGATAGCCGACGAGATTTCTGAAGAACCATGACGTTGTTGTTGCGTTTTGCGATCGGTCGGAATGGAGCAGAGAGT is a window encoding:
- the LOC121770141 gene encoding SNF1-related protein kinase regulatory subunit gamma-1-like, with translation MSAKTKQDSKSGKDESYDAYFDMVQSRKKLPCALQEKLTSAFAKIPVSSFPKVPGGKVIEIQADMSIGDALKVLSETNILSAPVVDPEASDSKDWRNRYLGIVDYSAIVLYVMQTAEIAAVTLSATSAAAAGVGTAAAGTIGALALGATGPLAMAGLTVAAVGAAVAGGVAADRGMGKDAATAADKLGNDFYKVILHEEPFKSTTVRSILKSYRWVPFVPVAPDSSMLSVMLLLSKYRLRNVPVIELGSPSISNFITQSAVVHGLQECRGRDWFDCIAAHPISDLGLPFMSLDQVVSVRDNELVLEAFKKMKENQIGGLPVVEGESTKMLGNISIRDIRFLLLKPELFKNFRELAVKDFIKAVASTTADNSKMVTPITCQSSSTLGTVIDTLASRAVHRIYVVSGEGKQVLGVVTLRDVISCFITEPPNFFDDYFGFTAKEILSR